The Altererythrobacter sp. ZODW24 genome window below encodes:
- a CDS encoding VOC family protein, whose amino-acid sequence MTKFLHTMIRVSDPDATIDFFKLIGLEEVRRFDSEQGRFTLIFLAAPGQKDIAEVELTYNWPAEDGSEAEQYDGGRNFGHLAYRVDNVYDTCQRLMDAGVTINRPPRDGHMAFVRSPDGISIELLQDGNLPPQEPWASMENTGSW is encoded by the coding sequence ATGACCAAATTCCTTCACACCATGATCCGCGTTAGCGATCCTGATGCCACCATCGATTTCTTCAAGCTGATCGGTTTGGAGGAAGTGCGCCGCTTTGACAGCGAGCAGGGCCGTTTCACGCTGATATTCCTTGCCGCGCCAGGCCAGAAGGACATTGCCGAGGTCGAGCTGACATATAATTGGCCAGCCGAAGACGGCAGCGAGGCCGAGCAATATGATGGAGGCCGTAACTTTGGCCATCTCGCCTACCGCGTCGATAATGTTTACGACACCTGCCAACGGTTGATGGATGCTGGCGTCACGATCAATCGCCCGCCGCGTGACGGCCATATGGCGTTTGTACGCTCACCCGATGGTATCTCCATCGAGCTGCTGCAGGACGGCAATCTGCCTCCGCAGGAACCGTGGGCCAGCATGGAAAACACCGGTA